One part of the Arvicanthis niloticus isolate mArvNil1 chromosome 15, mArvNil1.pat.X, whole genome shotgun sequence genome encodes these proteins:
- the Opn1sw gene encoding short-wave-sensitive opsin 1 isoform X1, which translates to MSGEEEFYLFKNISSVGPWDGPQYHIAPVWAFHLQAAFMGFVFFVGTPLNATVLVATLHYKKLRQPLNYILVNVSLGGFLFCIFSVFTVFIASCHGYFLFGRHVCALEAFLGSVAGLVTGWSLAFLAFERYIVICKPFGNFRFTSKHALTVVLITWFIGIGVSIPPFFGWSRFIPEGLQCSCGPDWYTVGTKYRSEYYTWFLFIFCFIIPLSLICFSYSQLLRTLRAVAAQQQESATTQKAEREVSQMVVVMVGSFCLCYVPYAALAMYMVNNRNHGLDLRLVTVPAFFSKSSCVYNPIIYCFMNKQFRACILEMVCRKPMTDESDMSGSQKTEVSTVSSSKVGPH; encoded by the exons ATGTCGGGAGAGGAAGAGTTTTACCTGTTTAAGAATATCTCCTCGGTGGGGCCCTGGGATGGGCCTCAGTACCACATTGCTCCTGTCTGGGCCTTTCACCTCCAGGCAGCCTTCATGGGATTTGTCTTCTTTGTAGGGACCCCACTCAATGCCACAGTGCTGGTGGCCACACTGCATTACAAAAAGTTGCGGCAACCCCTCAACTACATTCTGGTCAATGTATCCCTCGGGGGCTTCCTCTTCTGCATCTTCTCTGTCTTCACAGTCTTCATCGCCAGCTGTCACGGATACTTCCTCTTTGGTCGCCATGTTTGTGCTCTGGAGGCCTTCTTGGGCTCTGTAGCAG GTCTAGTGACAGGATGGTCATTGGCTTTCCTGGCTTTTGAGCGCTACATTGTCATCTGTAAGCCCTTTGGCAACTTCCGCTTCACCTCCAAGCATGCACTGACGGTGGTCCTGATTACTTGGTTCATTGGTATCGGGGTGTCTATCCCACCCTTCTTTGGCTGGAGCAG GTTCATCCCTGAGGGCCTGCAGTGCTCCTGTGGCCCAGACTGGTACACCGTGGGCACCAAGTATCGAAGCGAGTACTATACCTggttcctcttcatcttctgtttCATCATTCCTCTTTCCCTCATCTGCTTCTCCTACTCCCAGTTGCTAAGGACTCTCAGAGCT GTGGCAGCGCAGCAGCAAGAGTCAGCTACGACACAAAAGGCTGAACGGGAGGTGAGCcaaatggtggtggtgatggtgggatccttctgtctttgcTACGTGCCCTACGCTGCCCTGGCCATGTACATGGTCAACAACCGTAACCATGGGCTGGACTTACGGCTTGTCACCGTCCCTGCCTTCTTTTCCAAGAGCTCATGTGTCTACAACCCCATCATCTACTGCTTCATGAATAAGCAG TTCCGGGCTTGCATCCTGGAGATGGTGTGCAGGAAGCCCATGACAGACGAATCTGACATGTCTGGCTCTCAGAAAACAGAAGTTTCTACTGTTTCTTCTAGCAAAGTTGGCCCTCACTAA
- the Opn1sw gene encoding short-wave-sensitive opsin 1 isoform X2 has product MSGEEEFYLFKNISSVGPWDGPQYHIAPVWAFHLQAAFMGFVFFVGTPLNATVLVATLHYKKLRQPLNYILVNVSLGGFLFCIFSVFTVFIASCHGYFLFGRHVCALEAFLGSVAGLVTGWSLAFLAFERYIVICKPFGNFRFTSKHALTVVLITWFIGIGVSIPPFFGWSRFIPEGLQCSCGPDWYTVGTKYRSEYYTWFLFIFCFIIPLSLICFSYSQLLRTLRAVAAQQQESATTQKAEREFRACILEMVCRKPMTDESDMSGSQKTEVSTVSSSKVGPH; this is encoded by the exons ATGTCGGGAGAGGAAGAGTTTTACCTGTTTAAGAATATCTCCTCGGTGGGGCCCTGGGATGGGCCTCAGTACCACATTGCTCCTGTCTGGGCCTTTCACCTCCAGGCAGCCTTCATGGGATTTGTCTTCTTTGTAGGGACCCCACTCAATGCCACAGTGCTGGTGGCCACACTGCATTACAAAAAGTTGCGGCAACCCCTCAACTACATTCTGGTCAATGTATCCCTCGGGGGCTTCCTCTTCTGCATCTTCTCTGTCTTCACAGTCTTCATCGCCAGCTGTCACGGATACTTCCTCTTTGGTCGCCATGTTTGTGCTCTGGAGGCCTTCTTGGGCTCTGTAGCAG GTCTAGTGACAGGATGGTCATTGGCTTTCCTGGCTTTTGAGCGCTACATTGTCATCTGTAAGCCCTTTGGCAACTTCCGCTTCACCTCCAAGCATGCACTGACGGTGGTCCTGATTACTTGGTTCATTGGTATCGGGGTGTCTATCCCACCCTTCTTTGGCTGGAGCAG GTTCATCCCTGAGGGCCTGCAGTGCTCCTGTGGCCCAGACTGGTACACCGTGGGCACCAAGTATCGAAGCGAGTACTATACCTggttcctcttcatcttctgtttCATCATTCCTCTTTCCCTCATCTGCTTCTCCTACTCCCAGTTGCTAAGGACTCTCAGAGCT GTGGCAGCGCAGCAGCAAGAGTCAGCTACGACACAAAAGGCTGAACGGGAG TTCCGGGCTTGCATCCTGGAGATGGTGTGCAGGAAGCCCATGACAGACGAATCTGACATGTCTGGCTCTCAGAAAACAGAAGTTTCTACTGTTTCTTCTAGCAAAGTTGGCCCTCACTAA